GCACATAACTCGACTGCTCCGTTTCAATGACATCCTGTTCAGGGGAGTATGTATTCAGCTCAAGCAGTTTCTCGCCGGAATCAGTGTGGTAGACCCGGTAGACAATTGAATCAATATTCAGGCCGGTTGTTTTCCAATAATTGATCGCCTCTCTCGTCTTGCGATCGGTTCCGTCAGTAACGACAAGGAAATGCTGCTTCCGATTGAATTGTTCTTTTTTAAGAACTTTACCGATCTGTAAATTAAAATATCTCTCGTGTTCATCCAACAGTTCACCTGCTGACGGATTGAATATTTTAAATAACTCTTCCAACTTTTCATAGGTGGATGAACCAAAAATTTGTCCATACCGTAATACTTGAAGAAGGTTTTCCGAACTGGATTTCCATCGTTTCAGCTCGAAAATATACAGAGTCCCTTCCTTATCCAATGCCATAATATCCGGTTCTTCCTGCATTCTCCGCTGCCTGAAAATCGGCATCAGGCTTTGCTCATCCAGTAACCGCTCGATATTATTCGAAAGCAACTCTTCCAAATCCTGTTCAAGCCATCCCATCTGGTCAAGATTCGTCCTCTTCACCATCCGCAAATTCTTCTTATCCGCATCATCAAGATAATAAAGCACAATCTCCCCTCCTGCTTTTCAGGTAAAATTATCCTGATTAAATTGTACCATATATTGTATGCTTGAAAATTTTGTAGAAAAAGAAAGGGGGATGGGGGTGGGTGAACCTGTCCCCTCCATCACTCTGATCAAAATTTTGATCAGTGATTAATTTTCTACTCAAAATGCATAAAAGTAATCGGCGCCTATATTACAAAATCCAAAGTTTTCCCCATTGGTATAAAACTTGCTTGGCATTATTAAGAGCAAGACTTTACTTCGAACAATTAAAGACTTCTTGTTAAGGGTTTTCTTGTAGAGCGAGTAGTATCAACTTGATCATTATGAACCGCCCCCCTCACTCGACAGGGGCAGAAGAGAATAATGTAGGAGGAGATCAAGAATGGGTAACTCTAATGTATATGTACTCGGCGGTCATCAAACCGATTTTGCACGTAATTGGGCGCGCGACGGCAAAGAGATTTTCGATATATTAAAATCAGCTGTTCTAGGCGGCCTTGATGCAGTGAAGATTGACCCCGGTGATGTGGAAGTTGCGCATATCGGCAATTTTGTCGGTGAACTCGGGAGCAGGCAGGGGCAGCTTGGCGGCTTATTCGCTTCGATTCACCCTGCTTTTTCAGGTGTGCCTGCAAGCCGCCATGAGGCTGCTTGCGCTTCCGGCAGCATTGCCATTCTATCGGCAATGGCAGATATTGAAGCTGGAAGATATGATTTGGCCTGTGTTGCAGGAGTTGAACAATTGCGGAATGTTCCGGGGGATCAAGCGGCAGATTTTCTCGGCGTTGCATGCTGGACAGGACGTGAAGCTCTTGATGCAACTTACCCGTGGCCATATTTGTTTGATCGGGTAATTGACGTCTATGATGAACGGTATGGGATCAAGTATGAACATCTGGCCCGCATTGCAGAGATCAATTTTGACAATGCAAAGAAAAACCCCAATGCCCAAACGAGAAAATGGCAATTTAATGAGA
This genomic window from Bacillus marinisedimentorum contains:
- a CDS encoding EVE domain-containing protein translates to MLYYLDDADKKNLRMVKRTNLDQMGWLEQDLEELLSNNIERLLDEQSLMPIFRQRRMQEEPDIMALDKEGTLYIFELKRWKSSSENLLQVLRYGQIFGSSTYEKLEELFKIFNPSAGELLDEHERYFNLQIGKVLKKEQFNRKQHFLVVTDGTDRKTREAINYWKTTGLNIDSIVYRVYHTDSGEKLLELNTYSPEQDVIETEQSSYVLNTNFSNNQASHHDMLDKGKAAAYYAPWKYKINRIQKGDRVFLYQSGKGIVAVGTGTGVINKETYKGESEEEYNTPLWDFKRLKKPVTAAEMKEITESNYMFAQTMFSIDEKKSDLLWGYIHRNCIES